In Vagococcus luciliae, one genomic interval encodes:
- a CDS encoding ABC transporter ATP-binding protein/permease, with protein sequence MLALRNIKKYYTVGGTTTKALDGVSVSFRRQEFVAILGASGSGKTTLLNVIGGLDNYDSGDMIIDGKSTKDFKDGDWDAYRNNSIGFVFQSYNLISHLGIIENVELGMTLSGVSKEKKRQHATAALERVGLAEHMHKKPNQLSGGQMQRVAIARALANDPDILLCDEPTGALDTETSLQIMKLIKELSKEKLVIMVTHNPELAYDYANRIIEFSDGKITNDSNPYTEEIHDAKFKLKRTKMSFFTALKLSFNNLRTKKGRTLLTAFASSIGIISIGIVLSLSNGFQKQIDKTQTETLSKFPITISQITTDQTINQKNALGSDKGSYSNKKEITPKQSEQDKAQHVNHINQEYIDYIKKINPSLTNSIGYSRTVAMNILGDVNGDIKPISFSNATPNSGGSMESAMSSMTGIGISSFPTKLNNDSKDFLKENYNVIAGEYPTSATDIVLIVDRQNATNINALKNIGLNVKENEPLPFDDIVGKEFKLISNNTYYQKIPTGNFIPNTDYQKMYDNTGNTTIRVSGILRVKSSSSMNLLSPGFAYSNELTAKIVDENEQSDIVKAQRDSNKNVMNNESLDAQAKDNLLAYLGGTSIPSSILIYPNNFSDKEQILTYLDKYNKGKDKEDRILYTDLAGTMTQLTGGLMDAITYVLIAFAGISLVTSMIMIGIITYTSVLERTKEIGVLKALGARKKDITRVFDAETCILGIASGSLGVFIAYATTFPINSLLYKLTDLKNVAQLNPKHALILVIISTILTMIGGHIPARIAAKKDAAIALRAE encoded by the coding sequence ATGCTTGCATTAAGAAATATCAAAAAATATTATACTGTTGGTGGTACGACAACAAAAGCACTAGACGGTGTTTCTGTATCGTTTAGGCGACAAGAATTTGTTGCAATATTGGGAGCAAGTGGTTCTGGTAAAACGACTTTACTCAATGTCATTGGTGGGCTAGATAATTACGATTCAGGTGATATGATTATCGATGGAAAATCCACAAAAGATTTTAAAGACGGAGATTGGGATGCTTATCGAAATAATTCAATTGGTTTTGTCTTTCAAAGTTACAATCTGATTAGTCATCTTGGAATTATTGAAAATGTTGAATTGGGAATGACTCTTAGTGGTGTATCAAAAGAGAAAAAAAGACAACATGCAACAGCTGCCTTAGAAAGAGTGGGACTTGCTGAGCATATGCATAAAAAACCTAATCAATTATCAGGTGGACAAATGCAACGTGTCGCGATTGCCCGAGCGCTTGCAAATGATCCAGATATTTTACTATGTGATGAACCTACAGGAGCTTTAGATACAGAAACTAGTTTACAAATCATGAAGCTTATCAAAGAACTTTCAAAAGAAAAATTAGTCATCATGGTAACACATAACCCAGAATTAGCTTATGATTATGCCAATCGTATTATTGAATTTTCTGATGGAAAAATAACAAATGATTCAAATCCCTATACTGAAGAAATACATGATGCTAAATTTAAACTAAAACGAACTAAAATGAGTTTTTTCACTGCATTAAAATTATCCTTTAATAACTTACGTACAAAAAAAGGGAGAACTTTGTTAACTGCTTTCGCTTCAAGTATTGGAATCATTAGTATTGGAATTGTTTTGTCCTTATCTAATGGCTTTCAAAAGCAAATTGACAAAACTCAAACAGAAACACTGTCCAAATTTCCTATTACCATTTCACAAATTACAACCGATCAAACTATCAATCAAAAAAATGCTTTAGGCAGTGATAAAGGCTCTTATTCTAATAAAAAAGAGATTACTCCTAAACAAAGTGAACAAGATAAAGCACAACATGTTAACCATATAAATCAAGAGTATATTGATTATATTAAAAAGATTAATCCATCACTAACAAATAGTATTGGTTATTCTAGAACAGTTGCCATGAATATTTTAGGTGACGTTAATGGAGACATTAAACCTATCAGCTTTTCTAACGCCACACCAAACAGTGGTGGTTCTATGGAATCTGCTATGTCCTCAATGACAGGTATAGGGATTTCATCTTTTCCAACCAAACTTAACAATGACTCTAAAGATTTTTTAAAAGAAAATTATAATGTTATTGCAGGAGAATATCCAACCTCTGCAACGGATATTGTATTAATTGTAGATAGACAAAATGCAACCAATATCAATGCTTTGAAAAATATTGGATTAAATGTTAAAGAAAATGAACCACTCCCATTTGATGACATTGTTGGAAAAGAATTTAAATTAATTTCTAACAATACATATTATCAAAAAATTCCGACTGGTAATTTTATTCCAAATACTGATTATCAAAAAATGTACGACAATACTGGTAACACCACTATTCGCGTAAGCGGAATTTTACGTGTTAAATCTTCCTCTAGTATGAATTTACTCTCTCCAGGATTTGCCTATAGTAATGAACTAACAGCTAAAATTGTAGATGAAAATGAGCAATCAGACATTGTCAAAGCACAACGAGATAGTAACAAAAACGTGATGAATAATGAATCTCTTGATGCTCAAGCTAAAGATAATCTGCTTGCTTATCTTGGCGGTACTAGTATTCCGTCTAGTATTTTAATTTATCCAAATAACTTTAGTGACAAAGAACAAATTTTAACGTATCTAGATAAATACAATAAAGGTAAAGATAAAGAAGACCGGATTTTATACACCGATTTAGCTGGAACTATGACACAACTAACTGGTGGTCTGATGGATGCGATAACTTACGTTTTAATTGCCTTTGCGGGAATTTCCCTTGTTACTAGTATGATTATGATTGGTATCATCACTTATACATCTGTTCTTGAAAGAACAAAAGAAATTGGTGTCTTAAAGGCTTTAGGTGCTAGAAAGAAAGATATTACCCGTGTATTTGATGCTGAAACATGTATCTTAGGAATTGCATCAGGTTCTTTAGGTGTCTTTATTGCCTATGCAACCACATTTCCTATTAATAGTTTACTTTACAAATTAACTGATTTAAAAAATGTGGCACAACTCAATCCAAAACATGCGTTGATTTTAGTCATTATTTCGACAATTTTAACCATGATTGGTGGACATATTCCAGCGAGAATTGCAGCGAAAAAAGATGCTGCTATTGCTTTACGTGCAGAATAA
- a CDS encoding pectate lyase-like adhesive domain-containing protein, producing the protein MDRLFKNIVCFSTICFFFMINTTVFADVHVNNKQELKTAFADQSVTKIILDDDITINEYLTVKLINKDLIIDGKGHRLLSDRGYSINLSGNKQMIISDIILGSVGNASGYYLFNGKSSQVNFSLEDVTTTKNNNVGLAITDGKIQILNNNKHSTEWYLDSNTDRSSNSLLSSGSFLLLNSDLSVNVNKGSFFYSSGRNNVEFEVNNSKLNNVSQSSITNIYIEGIATKMKFLNNSNINIRNESSSTAGIDSSGMIWGIGNSYENTGMTFTIDSSEVDFYSKGMSALVFKGRSSSFYLNNNSDLFIESDEIKDGASGKYPSIRYGFYGGATFKIDNNSEMYIKKNRGQSAGIRMVDDDNKVLVAGGSRFKVYNAGSPGDTRWNYSQAIEYGDGAKKNLFELQDKGSTVDLDAQNGGAITSRGDAKIIMHPETTFSAVGHAAYTTFSATELTMILDSPRYFDFSNTYVGKSIVETNSATSEMNLTNSLLSIWDKNNDIMTTTPLKSFNKLNLRLNGVNFSNIVSTTNSDFNSTIYKSMNNLSRINANNSKPVIDHIIQPTNADKFIFVHASVPQKYDELRDAFEDEVTVEGRIILPNDDEFIFKGKTASSMEIYGKKDQKGYAKISVPKSDFLVKGSKIVIDRAYRGEEETKIEAIKIAPPVEVINVIPPKLAEINNKFIQSSDEILSGTGTPQATVLLKVNNEWLNNTSIVNSEGKFTIELPRGLKKGDIIQVFLRDQEKKLNISDPPITNTIDGNINPSEDLKYHDAIFSGAPKLKVGGSLSFQSVPAEINFGTIKTSGKLLELSPLYVSGNLVIHDDRDEQVKSEWRLLLKTGQQFVDNTDSSKVLSKSSWLYKNKIGNNILITDQFSIIESSLNFQGAISNISDTWGENKGLELRIPVENQLVGEYEGTLEWQLESVPSND; encoded by the coding sequence GTGGATAGGTTATTTAAAAATATTGTTTGTTTTAGTACAATATGTTTTTTTTTTATGATAAATACGACAGTTTTTGCAGATGTTCATGTAAATAATAAACAAGAGCTTAAGACAGCATTTGCTGATCAATCAGTTACTAAAATAATATTAGATGATGACATAACTATTAATGAATATTTAACTGTTAAGTTAATTAATAAAGATTTAATAATTGATGGAAAGGGCCATCGATTATTGTCGGATAGAGGATACTCTATCAATTTATCTGGAAATAAACAAATGATAATTTCTGATATAATTCTTGGTTCAGTTGGTAATGCGAGTGGTTATTATTTATTTAATGGAAAGTCATCTCAGGTAAATTTTAGTTTAGAAGATGTGACTACGACTAAGAATAATAATGTCGGATTAGCTATTACAGATGGCAAAATACAAATATTAAATAATAATAAACATTCAACTGAATGGTATCTTGACTCAAATACTGATAGATCAAGTAATAGTTTGCTCAGTTCAGGCAGTTTTTTACTATTAAACAGTGATTTATCTGTTAATGTGAACAAAGGGTCATTTTTTTATTCATCGGGTAGAAATAATGTTGAATTCGAAGTGAATAATAGTAAGTTAAACAATGTATCGCAGAGCTCAATTACTAATATTTACATTGAAGGTATTGCTACAAAAATGAAATTTTTAAATAATTCTAATATTAATATTAGGAATGAATCTAGCTCAACTGCTGGCATAGATAGTTCAGGAATGATATGGGGAATAGGAAATAGTTATGAAAATACAGGGATGACATTTACTATTGATTCATCTGAAGTTGATTTTTATAGTAAGGGAATGTCAGCTTTAGTATTTAAGGGGCGTAGTTCATCATTTTATTTAAATAATAATAGCGACTTATTTATTGAAAGTGATGAGATTAAAGATGGTGCATCAGGGAAATATCCTTCTATTCGTTATGGCTTCTATGGTGGAGCTACTTTTAAGATTGATAATAATTCGGAAATGTATATTAAAAAAAATAGAGGCCAAAGTGCAGGTATTAGGATGGTCGATGATGACAATAAAGTTTTAGTTGCTGGAGGTTCTCGTTTTAAAGTATATAATGCAGGTTCCCCTGGAGATACAAGATGGAATTATTCACAAGCCATTGAATATGGTGATGGGGCAAAAAAAAATTTATTTGAGCTACAAGATAAAGGAAGTACCGTTGATTTAGATGCACAAAATGGAGGTGCAATAACCAGTAGAGGAGATGCTAAGATTATTATGCATCCAGAAACAACATTTTCTGCTGTTGGTCATGCAGCTTATACAACATTTAGTGCGACAGAATTGACTATGATACTAGATTCACCACGCTATTTTGATTTTTCCAACACTTATGTAGGAAAATCAATTGTTGAAACTAATTCTGCAACTAGTGAAATGAATTTAACAAATAGTTTACTAAGTATATGGGATAAGAATAATGATATAATGACTACTACCCCATTAAAAAGTTTTAATAAACTAAATTTAAGATTAAATGGCGTTAATTTTTCAAATATCGTTTCTACTACAAATTCAGATTTTAATTCTACAATTTATAAATCAATGAATAATTTATCTCGAATAAATGCTAATAATTCTAAACCAGTTATTGATCATATTATTCAACCTACTAATGCTGATAAATTTATTTTTGTCCATGCAAGTGTGCCACAAAAATATGATGAATTACGTGATGCTTTTGAAGATGAAGTCACTGTAGAAGGTAGAATTATTCTTCCTAATGATGATGAGTTTATATTTAAAGGAAAAACAGCTAGTTCTATGGAAATTTATGGAAAAAAAGATCAAAAGGGATATGCAAAAATAAGTGTGCCAAAAAGTGATTTTTTAGTAAAAGGAAGTAAAATTGTTATTGATCGAGCGTATAGAGGCGAAGAAGAAACAAAAATAGAGGCTATTAAAATTGCTCCCCCAGTTGAAGTTATAAATGTTATTCCACCAAAATTAGCAGAGATAAATAACAAATTCATACAAAGCAGTGATGAAATATTATCTGGCACTGGAACACCACAAGCAACAGTATTATTAAAAGTTAATAATGAATGGTTAAATAATACAAGTATTGTTAATAGCGAAGGGAAATTTACAATAGAGTTACCTAGAGGACTAAAAAAAGGTGATATAATACAAGTTTTCTTACGGGATCAAGAAAAGAAATTAAATATATCAGATCCACCAATAACAAATACAATAGATGGTAATATTAACCCATCTGAAGATTTAAAGTATCACGATGCCATATTTTCCGGTGCTCCTAAATTAAAAGTTGGCGGTAGTTTATCTTTTCAATCTGTACCAGCTGAAATAAATTTTGGCACTATTAAAACCTCAGGTAAATTATTGGAATTGAGCCCTTTATATGTTTCAGGAAATCTAGTTATTCACGATGATAGAGACGAACAAGTTAAAAGTGAATGGAGATTGCTATTAAAAACGGGCCAACAATTTGTTGATAATACTGATTCAAGTAAAGTATTATCTAAAAGTAGTTGGCTATATAAAAATAAGATAGGTAATAATATTCTGATAACAGATCAATTTTCCATTATTGAATCTAGTTTAAACTTTCAAGGTGCTATTTCAAATATATCAGATACATGGGGGGAAAATAAAGGATTGGAGTTAAGAATTCCAGTTGAAAATCAATTAGTAGGAGAATATGAAGGAACTTTAGAGTGGCAATTAGAAAGTGTTCCTAGTAATGATTAG
- a CDS encoding DUF916 and DUF3324 domain-containing protein, producing MRKIFRMFFTICMLCIIFMIHCQTIYANEFNIIITPILPKSQIDNKQDYFDIQLLPNQSEILEVELRNTTNEELEVDVSLNVATTNSNVIVEYGNNSIGKDDSLVYDLEKYVEYPKSIKLKAKSVKNVKFIVKMPDKKFNGVLAGGITFKEVSHDSHNVSKKQGLSIKNEYSYVIGLLVRQNTEKVAPNLELKEVKENYIDSKNIIVSKLKNDRRTFINQVVIESIIKRKDSNQVLYRNEKNNLQIAPNTTFLFLTNLEGVELKSGDYKLELNVYSDQNDNGKVIKETNHEKVKYNYGWNFSKDFTVNRKSLNQVVNKDLNEVEITNQKKSGFTLVILFILVILFILFFLWIFYYKNRKQNKSRKQNKSRKRNKKQKTKKR from the coding sequence TTGAGAAAAATATTTAGGATGTTTTTTACTATTTGTATGTTGTGTATTATTTTTATGATACATTGTCAAACTATTTATGCTAATGAATTTAATATTATAATTACTCCTATTTTACCTAAAAGTCAAATTGACAATAAACAAGATTACTTTGATATTCAGTTATTGCCTAATCAATCTGAAATATTAGAAGTTGAGTTGAGAAATACAACAAATGAAGAATTAGAGGTGGATGTTTCATTAAATGTGGCTACTACTAATTCAAATGTTATTGTTGAGTATGGTAATAATAGTATTGGGAAAGATGACAGTTTGGTATATGATTTAGAAAAGTATGTAGAATATCCAAAATCAATTAAATTAAAAGCTAAAAGTGTAAAAAATGTCAAATTTATTGTAAAAATGCCGGATAAAAAATTTAATGGGGTACTAGCCGGTGGAATTACATTTAAAGAAGTGTCACATGATTCTCATAATGTCTCAAAAAAGCAAGGATTATCAATAAAAAATGAATACTCGTATGTAATTGGTTTGTTGGTTAGACAAAATACAGAAAAGGTAGCTCCTAATTTAGAATTAAAAGAAGTAAAGGAAAATTATATAGATTCTAAAAATATAATTGTATCAAAATTAAAAAATGATAGAAGAACATTTATAAATCAAGTAGTTATTGAATCTATTATAAAAAGAAAAGATAGTAATCAGGTATTGTATAGAAATGAAAAAAATAATTTACAGATTGCACCTAATACAACTTTTCTGTTTCTAACTAATCTAGAGGGAGTTGAGTTAAAATCTGGGGATTATAAACTTGAATTGAATGTTTATAGTGATCAAAATGATAATGGAAAAGTTATAAAAGAAACTAATCATGAAAAAGTTAAATATAATTATGGGTGGAATTTTTCTAAAGATTTTACGGTAAATAGAAAAAGTTTGAATCAAGTAGTGAATAAAGATTTGAATGAGGTAGAAATTACTAATCAGAAAAAATCTGGATTTACTTTGGTTATTTTGTTTATTTTAGTTATTTTGTTTATTTTATTTTTTTTATGGATTTTTTATTATAAAAATAGAAAACAAAATAAAAGTAGGAAACAAAACAAAAGTAGGAAACGAAACAAAAAGCAGAAAACGAAAAAAAGATAG
- the pepV gene encoding dipeptidase PepV, with protein sequence MTIDWRKEVEARREDLMKDLFTLLSIPSVREDELATEDAPVGPGPKAALLKFLELGERDGFLTKNVDNIAGHIEFGEGDETLGVFGHVDVVPVGPGWDTDPFEPVEKDGRIYARGASDDKGPTMAAYYALKIIKELGLPVSKKTRVILGTDEESEWKCMDHYLEVEETPDFGFSPDAEFPIINGEKGNTTILIEYSGKNEGNLTLVKFDSGMRDNMVPETATAVVEISGDINAFEKEFEEYLTTAPVTGDIEVVGSTATLTVHGKAAHGAMPSKGINAGTYLANFLSFYDFSGSAKDYLTTIADYVHTDTEGKHFGVNHVDDIMGDLTMNAGVFKFDSSRDDNIITLNFRYPKGLTEEMIFDRIFEKTANTSAKVVQKSGGKGPHYVSPEDPLVKTLLEVYEDHTGLKGHEQVIGGGTFGRLLERGVAYGAMFPDSIDTMHQKNEFISVDDLINATVIYADAIYRLIK encoded by the coding sequence ATGACAATCGATTGGAGAAAAGAAGTCGAAGCTCGTCGCGAAGACTTGATGAAAGATTTATTTACGCTACTAAGTATTCCTAGTGTTAGAGAAGATGAACTAGCTACAGAAGATGCACCAGTTGGTCCTGGACCAAAAGCGGCGTTATTAAAATTTTTAGAATTAGGAGAACGTGATGGTTTCTTAACTAAAAATGTTGATAACATTGCAGGTCACATTGAATTCGGTGAAGGTGATGAAACACTAGGCGTATTTGGTCACGTTGACGTAGTACCAGTTGGCCCAGGTTGGGATACAGATCCATTTGAACCAGTAGAAAAAGATGGACGTATTTATGCTCGTGGCGCAAGTGATGATAAAGGGCCTACAATGGCTGCTTACTATGCCTTAAAAATTATCAAAGAATTGGGATTACCAGTTTCTAAAAAGACACGTGTTATTTTAGGGACAGATGAAGAAAGTGAATGGAAATGTATGGACCACTATTTAGAAGTGGAAGAGACACCAGACTTTGGTTTTTCACCAGATGCTGAATTCCCAATTATTAATGGCGAAAAAGGAAACACAACGATTTTAATTGAATACTCTGGTAAAAATGAAGGAAACTTAACATTAGTTAAATTTGATTCAGGTATGCGTGATAATATGGTACCAGAAACAGCAACAGCAGTGGTAGAAATCTCTGGTGACATCAATGCATTTGAAAAAGAATTTGAAGAATACTTAACAACAGCTCCAGTAACAGGTGATATTGAAGTGGTAGGATCTACTGCTACATTAACGGTTCATGGTAAAGCAGCTCATGGCGCTATGCCAAGTAAAGGAATCAATGCAGGTACTTATTTAGCAAACTTCTTAAGCTTCTATGATTTTTCAGGTTCTGCTAAGGATTATCTAACAACGATTGCAGATTATGTCCATACTGATACTGAAGGTAAACACTTTGGTGTGAACCATGTCGATGATATTATGGGAGATTTAACAATGAATGCGGGTGTGTTTAAGTTTGATTCGTCAAGAGACGATAATATTATCACATTGAACTTCCGCTATCCAAAAGGATTAACTGAAGAGATGATTTTTGATCGTATTTTTGAAAAAACAGCGAATACATCTGCTAAAGTGGTTCAAAAATCTGGTGGAAAAGGCCCTCATTACGTGTCTCCAGAAGATCCATTGGTGAAAACTTTACTAGAAGTTTATGAAGATCATACAGGCCTTAAAGGTCATGAACAAGTTATCGGTGGCGGAACGTTTGGTCGATTATTAGAACGTGGTGTTGCTTATGGTGCAATGTTCCCAGATAGTATTGACACGATGCATCAAAAAAATGAATTCATTTCGGTTGATGATTTAATTAATGCAACAGTCATTTATGCTGACGCAATTTACCGTTTAATTAAGTAG
- a CDS encoding pseudouridine synthase, whose protein sequence is MRLDKFLSHTGFGSRKEVKELLKKKRVTVNGNVVKEAKYSVDELDDSIYVDGENVMYEKFVYYMLNKPKGVISATEDTSSRTVIDLIKKEDYKKGLFPVGRLDKDTTGLLLLTNDGALAHELLSPKKKVPKLYQALVQGKMTDEDINVFSKGVIRLDGDECLPAKLTILSVDEKKEQSTIKLEIMEGKYHQVKRMIGAVGKKVIELERIEMANLKLDANLVRGKYRPLTEIEKEKLKNNE, encoded by the coding sequence ATGCGGTTAGATAAGTTTTTAAGTCACACAGGATTTGGTAGTCGTAAAGAAGTGAAAGAGTTGTTAAAGAAGAAACGCGTGACAGTAAATGGAAATGTGGTAAAAGAGGCAAAATATTCAGTAGATGAGTTAGATGACTCTATTTATGTTGATGGAGAAAATGTCATGTACGAAAAATTTGTCTATTATATGTTGAATAAGCCTAAAGGTGTTATCTCAGCAACAGAAGATACCTCATCTCGAACAGTTATTGATTTAATTAAAAAAGAAGACTATAAAAAAGGATTATTTCCTGTTGGACGCTTAGATAAAGATACAACGGGTCTGTTATTATTGACGAATGATGGGGCATTAGCACATGAATTATTGTCTCCTAAAAAGAAAGTGCCTAAATTGTATCAAGCATTAGTTCAAGGAAAAATGACAGATGAAGATATCAACGTTTTTTCTAAGGGAGTGATTCGATTAGATGGGGACGAGTGTTTGCCAGCTAAGTTAACCATTTTATCTGTTGATGAGAAAAAAGAACAAAGTACCATTAAATTAGAAATTATGGAAGGAAAATATCACCAAGTGAAACGTATGATAGGTGCTGTTGGAAAAAAAGTGATAGAGCTTGAAAGGATTGAAATGGCTAATCTAAAATTAGATGCCAACTTAGTACGGGGAAAATACCGTCCGTTAACTGAGATAGAGAAGGAAAAGTTAAAAAATAACGAATAA